In the genome of Cuculus canorus isolate bCucCan1 chromosome 28, bCucCan1.pri, whole genome shotgun sequence, one region contains:
- the IQGAP3 gene encoding ras GTPase-activating-like protein IQGAP3 isoform X1, with translation MLRLVLEHRRLLRTTKASGGGVAPTKLPAMEGAIWNGRQWLCQLRFHLRHQPDERLTAEEMDAQRKQNVAYQYLCHLEEAKRWMEACLGEELPPPTELEESLRNGVILAKLGHCFAPTVVPLKKIYDHEQMRYKVAGLHFRHTDNINYWRDAMNHVGLPSIFHPETTDIYDKKNMPRVVYCIHALSLYLFKLGLAPQIQDLYGKVDFTEEEINNMKRELEKYGLQLPAFSKIGGILANELSVDEAAVHAAVLAINEAVDRGVVAQTMVALQNPNAMLLNLRQVLADAYQEMLHQAKLEKGSNARNRYLQVIPEGEDIYDCCLTQAEIQGNINKVNVHGALEEVDNALESQDAPALYCALQDPVLALRCLQRDNLDCYLEQLRTDREQKALELGYVDLLELEELEAGILVANKKGEEERAMLRAVSRINEAIRRGMPSATLEALMDPAAQLPDVCPLAASLYQHQLTLLQRQHPRGELVQEELFVAVEMLSAVALVNRALDARDPRGLWSSLVSSALGLSGVEDANAQRYFEDLLQLKGQLKEAGTEFLSWNNIQDGVNNTNSSVQNENDRVLAVRLINEALMQVDPEKTLAALLLPAAALPDVNLPTAWRYHDVLSRARRLKSQATEDGGAVLWWEEIQEGVCRANQDTVAARRMALGTAAINQAIKEGKAVQTLRVLRNPDVALCGVVSACATAYQEQLAALMATKRQTGSEKPRWIRHRLADGAEFYLSLQTFEGSWQCPSDGGLNTVHLSREEIQSVVTRVTAAHDRERLWASNIAFVVKLQARLRGFLVRRDFAARRHILREHWLAATRIQACWRGCKQRRAYLERLRYLQANVDAAIKIQAGVRMWLSRRKYQERLRYFRQNIKAVIKIQAFVRANKARGDYRMLVHAVSPPLSIVRRFIHLLEQSQHDFWEESEVLRLQEEVVKRIRANQQLESDLDLMDIKIGLLVKNRITLQEVVSHCKKLTKKNKEQLSEMMSIDKQKGLKSLSKEKRQKLEAYQHLFYLLQTQPVYLARLIFQMPQTKSTKFMESVIFTLYNYASNPREAYLLLQLFKAALQEEIRSKVDHIHDILTGNATVIRMVVRFYRNARGQNALRQILAGPVQEVLQDKTLSIRTNPVDIYKAWINQTESQSGQKSNLPYEVSPEQALSHSEVRRRLDISIRNLLMMTDKFVSAITSSVDKIPYGMRYVAKILRTSLVEKFPKAPLEEIDKIVGNLLYYRFMNPAVVAPDGFDIVDISAGGILHPDHRRSLGSIAKVLQHAAAHRAFDGENAHLCGVNQYLEDTHNKFRRFISAACCVPEPEERFNMDEYSEMVVVARPVIYITVGELINTHKLLLEHQDSIAPHHGDPLHELLEDLDELPTIQSLVGENVASPVDSSAEQVLSQLSKMEISLTLTGKLVPAASSEENDTRSLLLSTKQMLVDVIQSQPGDSLPEILWTRASENEEASHDHLMRRRVLQDAQTPAKLKRNRSLAANSQLALEEKKRKITRNLRRLESLGLVDSAHQYQELIDELAKDIRNQRRYRQHRKGELLKLRQTLQGLNTKALFYEEQIDYYNQYIKTCLDNLAASNKVSGKNKKLQSLHYTAARLFEKGVLLEIEDLPLSQFRNVIFDIIPCEESGRFQLKAKFMGIDMERFELHYQDLLQLQYEGVAVMKMFDKAKVNVNLLIFLLNKKFFKK, from the exons ATGCTGAGGTTGGTGCTGGAGCACAGGCGGCTTCTGAGGACCACGAAGGCATCAGGGGGAGGTGTGGCACCAACAAAGCTCCCGGCGATGGAAGGAGCCATCTGGAATGGAAGGCAATGGCTCTGCCAGCTCCGGTTTCATCTCCGTCACCAGCCTG ATGAGCGCCTCACCGCCGAGGAGATGGACGCgcagagaaagcagaatgtCGCCTACCAGTACCTGTGCCACCTGGAGGAGGCCAAGCG CTGGATGGAAGCCTGCCTGGGTGAGGAgctgccccctcccacagagctgGAAGAGAGCCTGCGCAATGGGGTCATCCTGGCCAAGCTGGGCCACTGTTTTGCCCCCACCGTGGTCCCTCTGAAGAAGATCTATGACCACGAGCAGATGCGGTACAAG gtggcCGGGCTTCACTTTCGGCACACGGATAACATCAACTACTGGCGTGATGCCATGAACCACGTGGGTCTTCCTTCG ATCTTCCACCCAGAGACCACAGACATCTATGACAAGAAGAACATGCCTCGGGTGGTCTACTGCATCCATGCACTCAG CTTGTACCTTTTCAAGCTGGGGTTGGCTCCTCAGATCCAGGACTTGTATGGGAAAGTGGACTTCACAG AGGAGGAGATCAACAACATGAAGCGGGAGCTGGAGAAGTACGgcctgcagctgcctgccttCAGCAAGATTGGGGGCATCTTGGCCAACGAGCTCTCGGTGGATGAAGCAGCAG TCCACGCTGCGGTGTTGGCCATCAACGAAGCGGTGGATCGGGGTGTGGTGGCACAGACGATGGTGGCTCTCCAGAACCCCAACGCGATGCTTCTCAACTTGCGCCAGGTGCTGGCTGATGCTTACCAGGAGATGCTCCACCAAGccaagctggagaagggcagcaaCGCCAGGAACAGG TACCTACAGGTGATCCCTGAGGGTGAGGACATCTATGACTGCTGTCTGACCCAGGCTGAAATCCAAGGGAACATCAACAAAGTCAATG TGCACGGAGCTCTGGAGGAGGTGGACAATGCCCTGGAGAGCCAGGACGCGCCAGCGTTGTATTGTGCGCTGCAGGACCCCGTCCTGGCCCTGCGGTGCCTCCAACGGGACAACCTCGACTGCTACTTGGAGCAGCTCAGAACGGACCGGGAGCAGAAGGCCCTG gagctgggctATGTAGACCTGCTTGAGCTGGAGGAGTTAGAGGCAGGGATCCTTGTGGCCAACAAGAAAGGCGAGGAGGAGCGAGCCA TGCTGCGGGCCGTCAGCCGCATCAATGAGGCCATCCGTCGAGGAATGCCGTCTGCAACCTTGGAAGCCCTGATGGACCCTGCGGCGCAACTGCCCGACGTGTGCCCGCTTGCCGCCTCCCTGTACCAGCACCAGCTGACCCTGCTGCAGCGCCAGCACCCACGG GGTGAGCTGGTGCAGGAGGAGCTCTTTGTGGCTGTGGAGATGCTTTCGGCTGTGGCGCTGGTTAACAGAGCCCTGGACGCCAGGGATCCGagagggctctggagcagcctggtcagCTCTGCCTTGGGTCTCTCAGGTGTTGAGGATGCAAATGCGCAGCG GTATTTCGAGGACTTACTGCAACTGAAAGGCCAACTTAAGGAAGCTGGAACTGAATTCCTGAGCTGGAACAACATTCAGGATGGCGTGAACAACACCAATTCATCAGTGCAAAATGAAAACGACA GAGTCCTCGCTGTCCGGTTGATCAACGAAGCGCTGATGCAAGTGGACCCAGAGAAGACGCTGGCAGCGTTGCTGCTGCCGGCTGCCGCCCTACCTGATGTCAACCTCCCAACTGCTTGGCGCTATCATGATGTCCTGTCCCGGGCACGAAGGCTCAAATCTCAG GCCACAGAAGATGGTGGAGCTGTGCTTTGGTGGGAAGAGATCCAGGAAGGGGTCTGCAGGGCCAACCAGGACACCGTGGCAGCCAGGAGGA tggCTTTGGGCACCGCTGCCATCAACCAGGCCATCAAGGAGGGGAAGGCAGTGCAGACCCTGCGGGTGCTACGCAACCCCGACGTGGCCCTGTGCGGCGTGGTGAGCGCCTGCGCCACGGCGTACCAGGAGCAGCTGGCAGCTTTGATGGCCACCAAGAGACAAACAG GGAGCGAGAAACCACGCTGGATCCGGCACAGGTTGGCAGATGGTGCTGAGTTCTACCTGAGCCTCCAGACCTTCGAGGGCAGCTGGCAGTGCCCAAGCGATGGTGGCCTCAACACCGTGCATCTGAGCCGGGAGGAGATCCAG TCGGTTGTCACCCGAGTGACCGCAGCGCATGACCGCGAACGCCTATGGGCATCCAACATCGCCTTCGTGGTGAAGCTGCAGGCTCGGCTGCGGGGCTTCCTTGTCCGTCGGGACTTTGCGGCACGACGGCACATCCTGCGGGAGCACTGGCTGGCTGCCACCAGGATCCAG GCTTGTTGGAGAGGCTGCAAGCAGCGCAGAGCTTACCTGGAGAGGCTACGCTACCTGCAAGCCAACGTAGATGCTGCAATAAAG ATCCAGGCGGGTGTGAGGATGTGGCTGTCTCGGAGAAAGTACCAGGAGAGGCTGCGCTACTTCAGACAGAAC ATTAAAGCTGTAATTAAAATCCAGGCTTTTGTGCGTGCTAACAAGGCCCGTGGGGATTACAGGATGCTGG TCCATGCTGTGAGCCCACCGCTGAGCATCGTCCGCCGCTTCATCCACttgctggagcagagccagcaCGACTTCTGGGAGGAGTCGGAGGTCCTGCGactgcaggaggaggtggtaAAGAGGATCCGTGCTAACCAACAGCTGGAAAGCGACCTTGACCTTATGGACATCAAGATTGGGCTGCTGGTCAAGAACAGGATCACACTGCAG GAGGTGGTATCCCACTGCAAGAAGCTAACCAAGAAGAACAAGGAGCAGCTCTCAGAGATGATGTCCATAGACAAGCAGAAGGGGCTCAAGTCACTCAGCAAGGAGAAGCGGCAGAAGCTGGAGGCCTACCAGCATCTCTTCTACCTGCTGCag ACGCAGCCAGTGTACTTGGCCAGGCTGATCTTCCAGATGCCTCAGACCAAGTCCACCAAGTTCATGGAGTCGGTGATCTTTACGCTTTACAACTACGCGTCCAACCCGCGGGAGGCTTacctgctgctccagctcttcAAAGCAGCGCTGCAGGAGGAGATCAG GTCCAAGGTGGACCACATCCATGACATTCTAACGGGGAACGCCACAGTGATCCGGATGGTGGTCAGATTTTACCGCAACGCACGCGGGCAGAATGCCCTGCGGCAGATCCTGGCTGGCCCAGTGCAGGAGGTCTTGCAGGACAAGACCCTCAGCATCCGCACCAACCCTGTGGATATCTACAAGGCATGGATCAACCAGACTGAGTCGCAGAGTGGGCAGAAAAG CAACCTCCCATATGAGGTCAGTCCTGAGCAGGCTCTCAGCCACTCCGAGGTCCGAAGGCGGTTGGATATTTCTATCCGCAACCTTCTCATGATGACGGACAAGTTTGTCTCCGCTATCACTTCCTCTGTAGACAAGATCCC CTATGGGATGCGCTATGTGGCCAAAATCCTGAGGACATCCTTGGTTGAGAAATTCCCCAAGGCCCCACTGGAGGAGATTGACAAG ATTGTGGGGAACCTGCTCTACTACCGCTTCATGAACCCGGCAGTGGTGGCCCCTGATGGCTTTGACATCGTGGACATCTCTGCTGGGGGCATTCTGCACCCCGACCACCGCCGCAGCCTGGGCTCCATCGCCAAAGTGCTGCAGCACGCAGCTGCCCATAGGGCCTTCGATGGGGAGAACGCGCACCTCTGTGGGGTGAACCAGTACCTGGAGGACACCCACAACAAGTTCAG gaggttcatctctgctgcctgctgcGTCCCTGAGCCAGAAGAGAGGTTTAACATGGATGAGTACTcggagatggtggtggtggccaGACCGGTCATCTACATCACAGTGGGGGAGCTCATCAACACACACAAG CTCCTGCTAGAGCACCAGGATTCCATCGCACCCCATCATGGAGACCCCCTGCACGAGCTCCTGGAAGACCTTGATGAGCTTCCTACAATCCAGTCCCTTGTTG GAGAGAACGTTGCCAGCCCAGTGGacagcagtgcagagcaggTGCTTTCCCAGCTCAGCAAAATGGAGATCTCCCTCACCCTCACTGGCAAGTTGGTGCCAGCGGCCAGCAGTGAGGAGAACGACACGAGGAGCTTGCTGCTGAG CACCAAGCAGATGCTGGTGGATGTGATCCAGTCCCAGCCAGGAGATTCCCTCCCAGAGATCCTCTGGACACGAGCCTCGGAAAATGAG GAAGCCTCCCATGACCATCTTATGCGTAGACGAGTGCTGCAAGATGCCCAGACCCCAGCCAAGCTGAAACGCAACCGCTCCCTGGCTGCCAACAGCCAACTGgccctggaggagaagaaacgCAAGATCACCCGCAACCTGCGGCGCTTGGAGAGCCTGGGGCTCGTGGACTCTGCTCATCAGTACCAGGAGCTCATAGATGAGTTGGCTAAG GACATCCGCAACCAGAGGCGGTACCGGCAGCACCGCAAAGGGGAGCTCCTGAAGCTGAGACAGACCCTGCAGGGCCTCAACACCAAGGCCTTGTTTTATGAGGAGCAAATTGATTATTACAACCAGTACATCAAGACCTGCCTCGACAACCTGGCAGCGAGCAACAA GGTCAGTGGGAAGAACAAGAAGCTGCAGTCGCTACACTACACGGCGGCCCGGCTGTTTGAGAAGGGGGTGCTGCTGGAGATCGAGGACTTGCCACTCAGCCA GTTCAGGAACGTGATTTTTGACATCATCCCCTGCGAGGAATCGGGCAGGTTCCAGCTGAAAGCCAAATTCATGGGGATTGACATGGAGAGGTTTGAGCTGCACTACCAG gacctgctgcagctgcaatATGAGGGCGTAGCTGTCATGAAGATGTTTGATAAGGCCAAAGTCAACGTCAACCTGctcatcttcctcctcaacAAGAAGTTCTTCAAGAAGTaa
- the IQGAP3 gene encoding ras GTPase-activating-like protein IQGAP3 isoform X2, with protein MEGAKPERYERLTAEEMDAQRKQNVAYQYLCHLEEAKRWMEACLGEELPPPTELEESLRNGVILAKLGHCFAPTVVPLKKIYDHEQMRYKVAGLHFRHTDNINYWRDAMNHVGLPSIFHPETTDIYDKKNMPRVVYCIHALSLYLFKLGLAPQIQDLYGKVDFTEEEINNMKRELEKYGLQLPAFSKIGGILANELSVDEAAVHAAVLAINEAVDRGVVAQTMVALQNPNAMLLNLRQVLADAYQEMLHQAKLEKGSNARNRYLQVIPEGEDIYDCCLTQAEIQGNINKVNVHGALEEVDNALESQDAPALYCALQDPVLALRCLQRDNLDCYLEQLRTDREQKALELGYVDLLELEELEAGILVANKKGEEERAMLRAVSRINEAIRRGMPSATLEALMDPAAQLPDVCPLAASLYQHQLTLLQRQHPRGELVQEELFVAVEMLSAVALVNRALDARDPRGLWSSLVSSALGLSGVEDANAQRYFEDLLQLKGQLKEAGTEFLSWNNIQDGVNNTNSSVQNENDRVLAVRLINEALMQVDPEKTLAALLLPAAALPDVNLPTAWRYHDVLSRARRLKSQATEDGGAVLWWEEIQEGVCRANQDTVAARRMALGTAAINQAIKEGKAVQTLRVLRNPDVALCGVVSACATAYQEQLAALMATKRQTGSEKPRWIRHRLADGAEFYLSLQTFEGSWQCPSDGGLNTVHLSREEIQSVVTRVTAAHDRERLWASNIAFVVKLQARLRGFLVRRDFAARRHILREHWLAATRIQACWRGCKQRRAYLERLRYLQANVDAAIKIQAGVRMWLSRRKYQERLRYFRQNIKAVIKIQAFVRANKARGDYRMLVHAVSPPLSIVRRFIHLLEQSQHDFWEESEVLRLQEEVVKRIRANQQLESDLDLMDIKIGLLVKNRITLQEVVSHCKKLTKKNKEQLSEMMSIDKQKGLKSLSKEKRQKLEAYQHLFYLLQTQPVYLARLIFQMPQTKSTKFMESVIFTLYNYASNPREAYLLLQLFKAALQEEIRSKVDHIHDILTGNATVIRMVVRFYRNARGQNALRQILAGPVQEVLQDKTLSIRTNPVDIYKAWINQTESQSGQKSNLPYEVSPEQALSHSEVRRRLDISIRNLLMMTDKFVSAITSSVDKIPYGMRYVAKILRTSLVEKFPKAPLEEIDKIVGNLLYYRFMNPAVVAPDGFDIVDISAGGILHPDHRRSLGSIAKVLQHAAAHRAFDGENAHLCGVNQYLEDTHNKFRRFISAACCVPEPEERFNMDEYSEMVVVARPVIYITVGELINTHKLLLEHQDSIAPHHGDPLHELLEDLDELPTIQSLVGENVASPVDSSAEQVLSQLSKMEISLTLTGKLVPAASSEENDTRSLLLSTKQMLVDVIQSQPGDSLPEILWTRASENEEASHDHLMRRRVLQDAQTPAKLKRNRSLAANSQLALEEKKRKITRNLRRLESLGLVDSAHQYQELIDELAKDIRNQRRYRQHRKGELLKLRQTLQGLNTKALFYEEQIDYYNQYIKTCLDNLAASNKVSGKNKKLQSLHYTAARLFEKGVLLEIEDLPLSQFRNVIFDIIPCEESGRFQLKAKFMGIDMERFELHYQDLLQLQYEGVAVMKMFDKAKVNVNLLIFLLNKKFFKK; from the exons ATGGAGGGAGCGAAGCCGGAGCGCT ATGAGCGCCTCACCGCCGAGGAGATGGACGCgcagagaaagcagaatgtCGCCTACCAGTACCTGTGCCACCTGGAGGAGGCCAAGCG CTGGATGGAAGCCTGCCTGGGTGAGGAgctgccccctcccacagagctgGAAGAGAGCCTGCGCAATGGGGTCATCCTGGCCAAGCTGGGCCACTGTTTTGCCCCCACCGTGGTCCCTCTGAAGAAGATCTATGACCACGAGCAGATGCGGTACAAG gtggcCGGGCTTCACTTTCGGCACACGGATAACATCAACTACTGGCGTGATGCCATGAACCACGTGGGTCTTCCTTCG ATCTTCCACCCAGAGACCACAGACATCTATGACAAGAAGAACATGCCTCGGGTGGTCTACTGCATCCATGCACTCAG CTTGTACCTTTTCAAGCTGGGGTTGGCTCCTCAGATCCAGGACTTGTATGGGAAAGTGGACTTCACAG AGGAGGAGATCAACAACATGAAGCGGGAGCTGGAGAAGTACGgcctgcagctgcctgccttCAGCAAGATTGGGGGCATCTTGGCCAACGAGCTCTCGGTGGATGAAGCAGCAG TCCACGCTGCGGTGTTGGCCATCAACGAAGCGGTGGATCGGGGTGTGGTGGCACAGACGATGGTGGCTCTCCAGAACCCCAACGCGATGCTTCTCAACTTGCGCCAGGTGCTGGCTGATGCTTACCAGGAGATGCTCCACCAAGccaagctggagaagggcagcaaCGCCAGGAACAGG TACCTACAGGTGATCCCTGAGGGTGAGGACATCTATGACTGCTGTCTGACCCAGGCTGAAATCCAAGGGAACATCAACAAAGTCAATG TGCACGGAGCTCTGGAGGAGGTGGACAATGCCCTGGAGAGCCAGGACGCGCCAGCGTTGTATTGTGCGCTGCAGGACCCCGTCCTGGCCCTGCGGTGCCTCCAACGGGACAACCTCGACTGCTACTTGGAGCAGCTCAGAACGGACCGGGAGCAGAAGGCCCTG gagctgggctATGTAGACCTGCTTGAGCTGGAGGAGTTAGAGGCAGGGATCCTTGTGGCCAACAAGAAAGGCGAGGAGGAGCGAGCCA TGCTGCGGGCCGTCAGCCGCATCAATGAGGCCATCCGTCGAGGAATGCCGTCTGCAACCTTGGAAGCCCTGATGGACCCTGCGGCGCAACTGCCCGACGTGTGCCCGCTTGCCGCCTCCCTGTACCAGCACCAGCTGACCCTGCTGCAGCGCCAGCACCCACGG GGTGAGCTGGTGCAGGAGGAGCTCTTTGTGGCTGTGGAGATGCTTTCGGCTGTGGCGCTGGTTAACAGAGCCCTGGACGCCAGGGATCCGagagggctctggagcagcctggtcagCTCTGCCTTGGGTCTCTCAGGTGTTGAGGATGCAAATGCGCAGCG GTATTTCGAGGACTTACTGCAACTGAAAGGCCAACTTAAGGAAGCTGGAACTGAATTCCTGAGCTGGAACAACATTCAGGATGGCGTGAACAACACCAATTCATCAGTGCAAAATGAAAACGACA GAGTCCTCGCTGTCCGGTTGATCAACGAAGCGCTGATGCAAGTGGACCCAGAGAAGACGCTGGCAGCGTTGCTGCTGCCGGCTGCCGCCCTACCTGATGTCAACCTCCCAACTGCTTGGCGCTATCATGATGTCCTGTCCCGGGCACGAAGGCTCAAATCTCAG GCCACAGAAGATGGTGGAGCTGTGCTTTGGTGGGAAGAGATCCAGGAAGGGGTCTGCAGGGCCAACCAGGACACCGTGGCAGCCAGGAGGA tggCTTTGGGCACCGCTGCCATCAACCAGGCCATCAAGGAGGGGAAGGCAGTGCAGACCCTGCGGGTGCTACGCAACCCCGACGTGGCCCTGTGCGGCGTGGTGAGCGCCTGCGCCACGGCGTACCAGGAGCAGCTGGCAGCTTTGATGGCCACCAAGAGACAAACAG GGAGCGAGAAACCACGCTGGATCCGGCACAGGTTGGCAGATGGTGCTGAGTTCTACCTGAGCCTCCAGACCTTCGAGGGCAGCTGGCAGTGCCCAAGCGATGGTGGCCTCAACACCGTGCATCTGAGCCGGGAGGAGATCCAG TCGGTTGTCACCCGAGTGACCGCAGCGCATGACCGCGAACGCCTATGGGCATCCAACATCGCCTTCGTGGTGAAGCTGCAGGCTCGGCTGCGGGGCTTCCTTGTCCGTCGGGACTTTGCGGCACGACGGCACATCCTGCGGGAGCACTGGCTGGCTGCCACCAGGATCCAG GCTTGTTGGAGAGGCTGCAAGCAGCGCAGAGCTTACCTGGAGAGGCTACGCTACCTGCAAGCCAACGTAGATGCTGCAATAAAG ATCCAGGCGGGTGTGAGGATGTGGCTGTCTCGGAGAAAGTACCAGGAGAGGCTGCGCTACTTCAGACAGAAC ATTAAAGCTGTAATTAAAATCCAGGCTTTTGTGCGTGCTAACAAGGCCCGTGGGGATTACAGGATGCTGG TCCATGCTGTGAGCCCACCGCTGAGCATCGTCCGCCGCTTCATCCACttgctggagcagagccagcaCGACTTCTGGGAGGAGTCGGAGGTCCTGCGactgcaggaggaggtggtaAAGAGGATCCGTGCTAACCAACAGCTGGAAAGCGACCTTGACCTTATGGACATCAAGATTGGGCTGCTGGTCAAGAACAGGATCACACTGCAG GAGGTGGTATCCCACTGCAAGAAGCTAACCAAGAAGAACAAGGAGCAGCTCTCAGAGATGATGTCCATAGACAAGCAGAAGGGGCTCAAGTCACTCAGCAAGGAGAAGCGGCAGAAGCTGGAGGCCTACCAGCATCTCTTCTACCTGCTGCag ACGCAGCCAGTGTACTTGGCCAGGCTGATCTTCCAGATGCCTCAGACCAAGTCCACCAAGTTCATGGAGTCGGTGATCTTTACGCTTTACAACTACGCGTCCAACCCGCGGGAGGCTTacctgctgctccagctcttcAAAGCAGCGCTGCAGGAGGAGATCAG GTCCAAGGTGGACCACATCCATGACATTCTAACGGGGAACGCCACAGTGATCCGGATGGTGGTCAGATTTTACCGCAACGCACGCGGGCAGAATGCCCTGCGGCAGATCCTGGCTGGCCCAGTGCAGGAGGTCTTGCAGGACAAGACCCTCAGCATCCGCACCAACCCTGTGGATATCTACAAGGCATGGATCAACCAGACTGAGTCGCAGAGTGGGCAGAAAAG CAACCTCCCATATGAGGTCAGTCCTGAGCAGGCTCTCAGCCACTCCGAGGTCCGAAGGCGGTTGGATATTTCTATCCGCAACCTTCTCATGATGACGGACAAGTTTGTCTCCGCTATCACTTCCTCTGTAGACAAGATCCC CTATGGGATGCGCTATGTGGCCAAAATCCTGAGGACATCCTTGGTTGAGAAATTCCCCAAGGCCCCACTGGAGGAGATTGACAAG ATTGTGGGGAACCTGCTCTACTACCGCTTCATGAACCCGGCAGTGGTGGCCCCTGATGGCTTTGACATCGTGGACATCTCTGCTGGGGGCATTCTGCACCCCGACCACCGCCGCAGCCTGGGCTCCATCGCCAAAGTGCTGCAGCACGCAGCTGCCCATAGGGCCTTCGATGGGGAGAACGCGCACCTCTGTGGGGTGAACCAGTACCTGGAGGACACCCACAACAAGTTCAG gaggttcatctctgctgcctgctgcGTCCCTGAGCCAGAAGAGAGGTTTAACATGGATGAGTACTcggagatggtggtggtggccaGACCGGTCATCTACATCACAGTGGGGGAGCTCATCAACACACACAAG CTCCTGCTAGAGCACCAGGATTCCATCGCACCCCATCATGGAGACCCCCTGCACGAGCTCCTGGAAGACCTTGATGAGCTTCCTACAATCCAGTCCCTTGTTG GAGAGAACGTTGCCAGCCCAGTGGacagcagtgcagagcaggTGCTTTCCCAGCTCAGCAAAATGGAGATCTCCCTCACCCTCACTGGCAAGTTGGTGCCAGCGGCCAGCAGTGAGGAGAACGACACGAGGAGCTTGCTGCTGAG CACCAAGCAGATGCTGGTGGATGTGATCCAGTCCCAGCCAGGAGATTCCCTCCCAGAGATCCTCTGGACACGAGCCTCGGAAAATGAG GAAGCCTCCCATGACCATCTTATGCGTAGACGAGTGCTGCAAGATGCCCAGACCCCAGCCAAGCTGAAACGCAACCGCTCCCTGGCTGCCAACAGCCAACTGgccctggaggagaagaaacgCAAGATCACCCGCAACCTGCGGCGCTTGGAGAGCCTGGGGCTCGTGGACTCTGCTCATCAGTACCAGGAGCTCATAGATGAGTTGGCTAAG GACATCCGCAACCAGAGGCGGTACCGGCAGCACCGCAAAGGGGAGCTCCTGAAGCTGAGACAGACCCTGCAGGGCCTCAACACCAAGGCCTTGTTTTATGAGGAGCAAATTGATTATTACAACCAGTACATCAAGACCTGCCTCGACAACCTGGCAGCGAGCAACAA GGTCAGTGGGAAGAACAAGAAGCTGCAGTCGCTACACTACACGGCGGCCCGGCTGTTTGAGAAGGGGGTGCTGCTGGAGATCGAGGACTTGCCACTCAGCCA GTTCAGGAACGTGATTTTTGACATCATCCCCTGCGAGGAATCGGGCAGGTTCCAGCTGAAAGCCAAATTCATGGGGATTGACATGGAGAGGTTTGAGCTGCACTACCAG gacctgctgcagctgcaatATGAGGGCGTAGCTGTCATGAAGATGTTTGATAAGGCCAAAGTCAACGTCAACCTGctcatcttcctcctcaacAAGAAGTTCTTCAAGAAGTaa